CGTGGCGGTCATCGTCAACCGGGCGTCCTCTGCCTTTCTCACGCCGCGGATCGCCTCTCCCCTGCTCCGTTCGGTCATCGCACGGGCGCTGAGCGTACCGGTCTTCCTGCTCGGGATCTACTTCGTCCTGCAGGTAGCGGGTCTGACGAACCTGGCGGTTACCGTTCTGGGTGGAACCGGGCTCATCGGGATCGTCATAGGGTTCGCGTTCCGCGACATCGCTGAGAACTTTCTGGCGAGCGTGCTCCTCAGCGTCCGGAATCCGTTCCGCTCGGGGGATCTGATCGACGTGGCCGGGCATGTCGGCATAGTTCAGAACCTGAATACGCGCAGTACCGTGCTGCTGACGCTGGACGGAAACCACGTGCAGATTCCGAACGCCACCGTCTACAAGAGCATCATCAAGAACTACTCGAGCATTCCGAGCCGGCGGGCCGAATTCATGATCGGCATCGGCTATGACTCGTCCACCGCGGCGGCCCAGGCCATCATCGCCGGGGTTCTCGCAAAGCACCCTGCCGTCCTCGCGCAGCCGGAGCCGCTGGTGCTGGTTGACCAGCTGGGAGCCGCAACGGTCGACCTGAGGGTACAGTACTGGTTCGACAGCGCGACCTATTCTCCCGCCAAGATCAATTCGGCGCTCTTGCGCCTTTCGAAGAATGCCTTGATGGCCGGCGGCATAGAGATGCCCGATACGGCTCGTGAAGTCGTGTTCCCGAAAGGCGTCCCCATCCGGCGCGCCGATCGCGCTTCCCGTCCCCGTCCGGCCGCCCTGCCGCGCGAAGACCCGGTACCGCCCTCCGATGGCGAAGCCGCGACGGTCGGCGAGGGCGATCTGGCGAGCGAAACGAGAGAGGCGCGTCCGGGACGACTCGGTGACGAGGCAGCGATCGACCAGGAAAACCTGCTCAAGGGATGATGGCGGTGGGGGACGCCCGTTAGCGACCGGCGAATACCCGCTTGGGCTTGAACATGCCGGCCTCGATCGCCCCGATCGCGACGAGCCGGCCGCGCGCGGTGACGCAGGCCTCGTCTGCCTCGGCAGGCGCATCGCGACCGCGAACGATCACCGGATTGCCGAGCCGGATCTTCGTTGCCGCATCGTCGGACACGGCGACCTGCGGCAGACAGTCCAGAGCCGCGCCGGTGTCGACCACGAGGGCATCGAGCGTCGCGAACCGCTCGCGCTCGCTGCGCGGGTCGACGATCCGGCCGTCCTCGCCGGTTTCGCCGGCCGGCGCAGCCAGCGCTGCCGCTGCCTCGAGTTCTTCCAGCGTCACGAGCTCGTCGGGCGTGAAGGGCTCCACCTCGACGCGGCGCAGTTCCGAGATGTGTCCGAAGCAGCCGAGATCCCGGCCCATGTCGCGTGCCAGCGAACGGACATAGGTGCCCTTGCCGCATTCCACTTCGAAGACCGTCCGCCGCTCGTCGAGCCATTCGACGAGATCGAGGCGCCCGATCTCGACTTCGCGCTCGGGGATGTCGACCGCTTCGCCCTCGCGGGCAAGGTCATAGGCGCGCTCGCCCGCTATCTTGATCGCCGAGAACTGCGGTGGCGTCTGCATGATCACGCCCGTGTACTTCGGCATCAGCGCCCGGACCTGTTCGTCGGACGGACGCAGGTCGGACGTCTTCGTCGCAACCCCTTCGAGATCGTCGGTCGAGCGCTCTTCGCCCCATGTGACGGTGAAGCGATAGACCTTGGCTCCGTCCATGACGTAGGGCACGGTCTTCGTCGCCTCGCCGAGGGCGATCGGCAGCATGCCGGAGGCCAGCGGATCGAGCGTTCCGGCATGCCCGGCCTTGTCGGCCTTGAACAGCCATTTGATCTTCGCCACCGCGTCGGTGGAGCCCATCCCGTGCGGCTTGTCGAACACGACCCAGCCGGAGATAGGACGCCCCTTCTTCTTTCCGCGCCGCGCCATCAGTCCTCGTCCTTCTCGCCGTCGTGATCGAGGTCGCGGGCCACTTCGGGCGAACGCAGCAACCGGTCGATCTTGCTCATGTTGTCGTAGCTGGTGTCGAGCCGGAACCGGAACTCCGGCATGTACTTCATCTGCCGCAGCGCGCCCGAGACACGGCCGCGGATGAACTTCGCGTTCTGGGCCAGCGCCTTGATGACGGCTTCGCCATCCGCGACGCCGAGGGGCGTGACGAAGGCGGTTGCGATCTTCAGGTCCGGCGACATGCGCACCTCGGAAATCGAGATCACCGTCTTCTCGATGAGGTCGTCGCGGACTTCCCCACGCTGGAGCACGTCGGAAAGGGCATGGCGCACCTGCTCGCCGACGCGAAGCATGCGCTGGGATGGGCCGGAGGTTGAAGAGGACATGATCTCAAATCCTGGATCGCCGGCACGGGATCGAACCGCACCGCACGTCT
The nucleotide sequence above comes from Aquibium microcysteis. Encoded proteins:
- a CDS encoding mechanosensitive ion channel family protein encodes the protein MQLETAGPSAGDLGTARRLKEILDSTRWFARSSVSVHDGVAFLEGETGGEEQRRWAGELAANFPGVIAVVNRIELPGDVGDTFLRAGEESARLYKRVVQAWPLILLAVVIAFATWIVAVIVNRASSAFLTPRIASPLLRSVIARALSVPVFLLGIYFVLQVAGLTNLAVTVLGGTGLIGIVIGFAFRDIAENFLASVLLSVRNPFRSGDLIDVAGHVGIVQNLNTRSTVLLTLDGNHVQIPNATVYKSIIKNYSSIPSRRAEFMIGIGYDSSTAAAQAIIAGVLAKHPAVLAQPEPLVLVDQLGAATVDLRVQYWFDSATYSPAKINSALLRLSKNALMAGGIEMPDTAREVVFPKGVPIRRADRASRPRPAALPREDPVPPSDGEAATVGEGDLASETREARPGRLGDEAAIDQENLLKG
- the truB gene encoding tRNA pseudouridine(55) synthase TruB codes for the protein MARRGKKKGRPISGWVVFDKPHGMGSTDAVAKIKWLFKADKAGHAGTLDPLASGMLPIALGEATKTVPYVMDGAKVYRFTVTWGEERSTDDLEGVATKTSDLRPSDEQVRALMPKYTGVIMQTPPQFSAIKIAGERAYDLAREGEAVDIPEREVEIGRLDLVEWLDERRTVFEVECGKGTYVRSLARDMGRDLGCFGHISELRRVEVEPFTPDELVTLEELEAAAALAAPAGETGEDGRIVDPRSERERFATLDALVVDTGAALDCLPQVAVSDDAATKIRLGNPVIVRGRDAPAEADEACVTARGRLVAIGAIEAGMFKPKRVFAGR
- the rbfA gene encoding 30S ribosome-binding factor RbfA, with the translated sequence MSSSTSGPSQRMLRVGEQVRHALSDVLQRGEVRDDLIEKTVISISEVRMSPDLKIATAFVTPLGVADGEAVIKALAQNAKFIRGRVSGALRQMKYMPEFRFRLDTSYDNMSKIDRLLRSPEVARDLDHDGEKDED